GCCGCTTCGCCGAGAACGCCTGGTTCATCAAGAAGCGGGAGAAGGGCTACGCCAAGAAGAGCGTCCTCGAGATCGCCCAGGAGATGTTCTCCTACGCCGACGGGGCGACCATGAGCGGCAAGAAAGACGCCCTGGTCAACATCGGCGGCTTCGTCACCCTGGACGACGACGCCCTGGCCGAGAGGATCAAGAACAACCTGATCATCAGCGAGGGCTTCACCACCTACGGCGGGCTGGCCGGCCGCGACCTGGAGGCCATGGCCCGCGGCCTCAAGGAGGTGCTCGACGAGGACTACCTCGAGCACCGGACGGCCCAGGTGGCCTACCTCGGCGGTCTCGTCGACCAGGCCGGCGTGCCCGTCCTGAAGCCGTTCGGGGGCCACGCCGTCTACATCCTGGCCGACCGCTTCCTGCCGCACATCCCCCGGGCCCAGTATCCCGGCTGGGCCCTGACCGTGGCCCTCTACCGCGAGTACGGCATCCGGTCCGTCGAGATCGGCGGGGTCATGTTCGGGCGCAAGACGGGCAAGGGGAAGGAAGAGGCCTACCCGGCCCTGGAACTCGTCCGGCTGGCCGTCCCGCGGCGCGTCTACACGGCCTCGCACCTGCGCTACGTCGCCGAGGCGCTCATCGACCTCCACAAGAACCGGGACAAGGTCAAGGGGCTGCGGATCGTCCGCGAATCGCCCTTCCTGCGGCACTTCACCGCCCGGCTCGAGGAGATCTGACGGCCGGGAGGCCTCAGGTCCTGATCAGGCCCGACGGCTCGCAGCTGAGGTCGAGGCTGCCGATGCCGGCGTCGATGTCGATCTCGATGGTGACGGGACTCCTGCCGTAGGCGCCGTTGACGTAGGCGCCGCCCTGCTTGGTCAGGCCGCGGGCGTCGACCGACCCGAGCCCGCCGTCGACCTTGACCCGGACGCCGACCTCGGCCGGCAGGCGGAGCTTGCCGCTGCCGACGCCGCCGTCGATCTTGACGTTGAAGCCCGCGGCGTGGGGGCCGCGGAGGTCGAGTTCCGTCTCGCCGACGCCCATGTCGATCTCGACCCGCTGGAGCTTGAGGCCGCGCAGGTCGAGCCTGCTGCGCCCGGCCCCGAGGTCGATGACGAGATCGAGCGGGACCGTGTCGGCCAGGGTCAGGTCCCAGCGGTTCCGGCTGCGGCCGAAGCTGCTCCGGTGCCGCCGGGGATGACGGACCTCGAGGAGGCCCTTGTCCCCGAGCAGGCGGTAATCCACCTCGGGGCGGTAGCGTTCGCGGCTGAACTCGAAAGCCGCGTCGAGGAGGGCCGGCTGGCCGGCGCCGCAGAGGCTCAACTCGCCGGCGCCCATGCTGATCCGGGCTTCCACCCGGGCCGCCCCGCCGAGTTCCACCGTCCTGGTCTCCCTGATCAGGTTCCCGGGCTCGTCGCAAGCGGCGAAGAGGGCCGCCAGGACGGGGACCGCGATCCATAATTTCTTCTCAATCAATGGCATGGCCGGGCCTCCCTGTCTGATTTGACCTTCCGTTCCGATATACGAAGGCGCCGGGCGCGTGGTTCCCGGCCTCAGGGCCTCCGGATCTTATGGGCCGGCAGGTCCTGCCCGCCCTGATGGAGGACGAGGCCGGTCACCCGGCCCGACGCGTCGACGGTGAAATCGATCTGGGCATCGACGACCTTGAGGAAGAACCGCGTTTCCGATTCGGGGAAGAGCTCGACCTCGGGCTGCCCCGTGGCCTGGGAAAAAAGCCCGTCGCCGCGCCGGACCAGGGTGATGATGAAGCCCGGCGTCAGCTCGTAATCCCCGATCAGGCGGTCGTAGAGCTTGGGATCGAGCGCGATCGCCTGCCGCGCGGCCGGCAGGGGCTTGTCCGTTCTGGCGAAGATCTGGGCCGGCCCGAGGCGGGATTGGATTCGAAGGCCGGCGGCGCGGCCGGCGGCGTCCGTCGAGAAAACGAAACGGGCCGGGTTGTCCTTGAGGAAGAACTCGGTCGGCGAGGCCGGATAGAGCTCGTTCCTCGAGCCGCCCTGTCTCTGGGCGAAGAGCTTCGCCCCTTCGCGGCTGAAGTAGTATTCGTTCTTCTGCTCGTCCACGTAGACGCCGGCGATCCTGTCGAGAACGGCGGCCGGTACCGCCGCGGCCTTTCGTTCCGGCTCGGGCAGGCCGAGCGTCAGCCAGGCGATCTTGACCGCCCGGGGCTCGGGGGCGCGGCCGGCGATGGCGCTGTTGGTCAGGATGGCGATGAAGATCCTGTCCTCGGGGAAGGTCATCTCGTAGGAGGTGAAGCCGTTGATTCCGCCGCCGTGCTCGATCGAGCGGTGGCCGCCGAAGTCGGCGATGAACCAGCCGTAGCCGTAGCCGCTCGATTCCCCGCCGGCGAGCTTGTACGGCCTGAAGGCCAGGTCGAGCCAATCCCTCCTGACGAGCTTGCCGGCGAAGACGGCGTCGCTCCAGACGGCCAGGTCGTCGACGGTCGAGAGGAGCGAGCCGGCCGCGTAAGGCTGGGTCATGCTCAGGTAGGGCGCGTTCAGGAAAGCGTCCTTGTCCGCCTGATAGCCGCGGACGCGGCGGGGGAGGACGCGCTCGGTGTGGTCGTAGGAGGAGCTCTTCATGCCCAGGGGCTTGAAGATGCGCTCGTCGACGAACTGCTCGTAGGTCCGGCCGGAGACCCGCTCGATGATGGCCCCGAGCAGGATGTACCCCGAATTGTTATAGGCCCAGCTCCGGCCGGGCTCGAACTGCATGGGCTTGTCCTTGAAGAGATCGATAAGCTCCTTGACCGTGAAGTCTTTGCGCCAGAGCGGCAGCCACTCGGCCATATCGGTATAGCTCTGGATGCCGGAGGTGTGGGTCAGGAGGTGCTCGACGGTGATCTTGCGGCCCCGGGCCGGATAATCGGGCAGGAACCTGGTGATCTCGTCCTGGAGGCCGAGCTTGCCCTCCTGGGCCAGCAGGAGGATGGACACGGCCGTGAACTGCTTGGTGATCGAGCCCAGGCGGAAGATCATGTCCGGCGCGACCGGGACGCCGAGCTCGAGGTCGGCCAGGCCGTAGCCCTTGCGGAGGATGGTCCGGCCGTCCTTCCGGACGATGACGGCCGCGCCGGGCTGCCCGGGCTTGTAGGTCTCGGCCATGACCGCGTCGATCCTGGCCGCCAGCGCGTCGTCCGCGGCCGGCGCGGCGGCGGCCGCGCGGGCCGGCGCAACGAACGACGTGAAGACAAGAAGCGCAATGCCGGCGACGGCGGCTTTCCTGTTCATGGGCGTTCGAACCTCCTGGGACCGGAACTCGGGGAGGCGCGGGCCCGGCGGCCCGCATCCCCTTGAACCATACAATAATACAAGACGGCGGCTGATGACAAAATGTTCATCCGGCCCGTCCCGCGGTCCCGGCGCCGGCGCGCCCGGGGGCCGGTCAGGCCGCGCCGCCATGGCCGTTCCGGGCGTAAGCGCCGATATCGAGGAAGCCGTGTCCGCTCAGGTTGAAAAGGATGTTCACGGGACGCCGCTCGGCCCTGGCCTTCAGGGCCTCGGCCACGGCCGCGGCGACGGCGTGGGCGGATTCCGGCGCGGGCAGGATGCCTTCCGTCCTCATGAACAGCGCGCCGGCGTCGAAGGCGGCCTTCTCGCCGACCGCGGCCGGTTCGACGAGGCCCATCGCCGCGAGGTGGCTGACCAGGGGCGCCATGCCGTGGTAGCGGAGCCCTCCGGCATGGAGCGGAGGCGGCACGAAGTCCGCGCCCAGCGTGTGCATGTACAGCAGGGGGGTCAGCCCGGCGCTGTCGCCGAAGTCGTACCGCAGCGCGCCCCGGGTCAGAGAAGGGCAGTCCTCCGGCTCGACCGCGACGAAGCGCGTCTGGCGGCGGCCGGCCAGGACGTGCCGGGCGAAGGGGAAGGCCAGGCCGGCGAAGTTCGAGCCGCCGCCGACGCAGCCGATGACCGTGTCGGGGACGGCGTCGAACTCCTCGATCTGCTTCTCCGCCTCGAGCCCGATGACCGTCTGGTGCATCAGGACGCTGTCCAGGACCGAGCCGAGGGCGTATTTGACGTCCGGGTCCTTGACCGTCACCTCGACGGCCTCGGAGATGGCCATGCCCAGGCTGCCGGGGTGGTCATGGTCCCGATCGTAGAACTTCCGCCCGGCCTCGGTCGTCGGGCCCGGGCTTTCGAAGACGCGGCCCCCGAACATCTCCATGATGACCCGGCGTCCCGGCTTCTGGCGGAAGCTCGAGCGGACCATGAAGATCCTCGTCCCGACGCCGAAGCGCGAGCCGGCGTAGGCCAGGGCCGAACCCCATTGCCCGGCGCCGGTCTCCGTGGCCAGCGTCCGGACGCCGTCGCGCGCGGCCAGGAAGGCCTGCATGAGCGCCGTGTTGGTCTTGTGGCTGCCGACGGGCCCGGCGCCCTCATATTTATAGAAGATGCGGGCCGGGGTGTTGAGCTCCTTTTCCAGGGCGGTCGCCTCGACCAGGGGCGTGGGCCGGAAGACCTCGTAGGCCTCGAGCACGGGGCCGGGAATGGGGACCTCGCGGGCCGTTTCGATCTCCTGGCGGATGAAGCTCTTCGGGAAGATGGCCTCGAGGTCCTCGGGCTTGAGAGGCGCCTTCGTTCCCGGATGCAGGGGCGGCTTCGGCGGCTCCGGGAGGTCGGCCTTGATATTGTAGAAGGCCCGGGGAAGAAGGTCCGTCCTTCGCGATGCGAAGCGCATGATGGTGTTGTCCTTTCACGACGTCTTTCCCGTCGTATCCATGGGGTCCTTGGCTCAAGGGGCCGGCGCGCGCGGGCATCCCGGCGGGAGCTGTCCCGGCAGGGGCTGTCCTTCTTGAACAGAAGCGCACCGGCACCTTAAAAGGGGAATGCGCGGGGGAAAGGACTTATCGGGCGGTTGGCACCGCCCACCAGTTCCAGAGCCACGAGGACAGCGCGACGGCGGCGGCGGTCAGGAGGTCGTTCCGGCTGTCCATATCGCGCGGATTATAGGGAACGGGGATCGGGCTGTCAAGCGAAAAAGGAAGTTCTTCTCTCGCCGGAAAAATGTTAACATCGTGATCCGTCTCTTTGGAGGACAGAGCATGAAGTCGCTTGGCAAGAGAAAACCCGCCCCGGTCGCGGCGGCCGCAATGAGCCTGCTCCTTGCGGCCGGGGCAGCTTTCGCCCAGGACCTCGACGGGCTGACGAAGCTCAAGCCGGGGCGGTCGCGGGCCGTGACCTCGACCGACCCGAGCTTCACCGGCAACGCCGACCGGATCAAGCACATCGCCCCGGGCGAGACTCGGGTCCTGGCCGATATCAAAGGCCCGGCGGTCATCCGCCACATCTGGCTGACCTTCAGCGAGGCCCGGCCGAACTGGCTCGAAGCTGCCGGCTCGGCCGCGCCCGACGAGATCGTCCTGCGCATGTACTGGGACGGGGCCCGGGAGCCGGCCGTCGAGGCGCCGCTCGGCGACTTCTTCGGGGCCGGCTTCGGCCGCCGCTCGGAGCTCGTCTCGGTCCCGGTCCAGGTCGAGACCGGCGGGGACGGCTACAACTGTTTCTGGCCCATGCCCTTCTTCAAGCGCGGCCTCATCACCGTCACCAACGAAGGGGCCAAGAACGTCCGCTCGTTCTATTACCAGATCGATTACGCCGGGGAGCCGGGCCTGGCCCGGGACGCCGCCTACTTCTGCGCCCAGTACAACCAGGCCTTCCCAGAGAGGCTCGGGCGCGACTACACCGTCGCCGACATCCGGGGCCAGGGCCATTACGTCGGCACGGTCATGTCCATGCGGGCCCGCAGCCCGATGTGGTTCGGCGAGGGCGATGCCCGGTTCTACGTCGACGGCGAAGCGAAGCCGTCCATCCAGGGCACCGGGACCGAGGACTACTTCCTCATGGCCTGGGGCATGTCGCTCGGCATGTATCCCTATTTCGGCTGCGTCCGCTGGAGCCCGGAAGGGGAGATCCCGGGCACCGAATACTGCATGTACCGCTGGCACATCGCCGATCCGGTCCGGTTCGAGAAGTCCCTGCGCTTCGATATCGAGCACACCGGCTGGATCTCGGCCGACGAGACGGAGAGCGGCAAGATCGAGGGACACGTCGAGCGCGAGGACGACATCGCCACCGTCGCCTTCTGGTACCAGAAGGGCCAGCCCCGGCGCTTCACCGCCCTGCCGCCGCTCGCGGCCCGGCGCTTCCCGGATCTCGATATCGTCGTCGAGGGGAAGACGCTCGCCGCCTCGGCTCGGAAGACGCGGGGCGAGGCCGAGCTCCAGAAAGGATACGATTGGACGGCGGAGGGGCAGGTCCTTTTCCGCCCGACCGGCGACAAGTCCGCCCTCGAGGTCGATTTCGACGTGACCAGGAAGGAGTACCGGGGACTGGTCCTGCGCCTGACCTACGCCGACGACTACGGGGCCTGGCGCGTCTTCCTGGACGGCAAGCCGGCGCCGCTGGCCGAGGACGGGACCGTCCCGTCGGAGAGCCCGGTCATCGATTTCTACTCGCGGGACCTCGACGTCCGGGACGTCTATCTGGGCAGCCTGACCCTCGCGCCGGGACGGCACACCCTCCGCTTCGAGGCCGCGGGCCGGAACCCGCTGGCCAGGGGCGGCGCGCTCGGCCTGGACTCGGTGAGATTGCGGGAGCGGTGGGCGAAGAAACGGAAGCTCCTGACCTGAGACGGCCGGCCGCCCGGATCAGTAATTCTTCTTCTGAGGCAGGGCCATCCAGGCCTCGAAGAGCTCGAGGCACTCGTCCCGCATGAAGCCGGGGACCAGCCGGATCCGGCTTCGGCCGAGCGCCCTCATCTGAGCGTTCGAGATCCGGAGCTCGTTGAAGCCGGACCGCGCGGCGTCGCGGATGCCGGCGCCGAAATAGACCGTGCCGATGCGGGCCCA
This genomic window from Acidobacteriota bacterium contains:
- a CDS encoding tryptophanase, yielding MKPPMEPFRIKAVEPLRATTRRERETLLKQAGFNPFGLPADKVTIDLLTDSGTSAMSDNQWAGIMTGDESYAGARNFYNLEESVRSIFGFSHVIPTHQGRAAERVLFTSILKKGDSVPSNIHFDTTRANIEVLEARAEDLAAAPAYDPDSNEPFKGDMDVAKLKKFIERRGRERVPLVMMTVTNNSGGGQPVSLKNIKETSEVCAHFGVPFFLDACRFAENAWFIKKREKGYAKKSVLEIAQEMFSYADGATMSGKKDALVNIGGFVTLDDDALAERIKNNLIISEGFTTYGGLAGRDLEAMARGLKEVLDEDYLEHRTAQVAYLGGLVDQAGVPVLKPFGGHAVYILADRFLPHIPRAQYPGWALTVALYREYGIRSVEIGGVMFGRKTGKGKEEAYPALELVRLAVPRRVYTASHLRYVAEALIDLHKNRDKVKGLRIVRESPFLRHFTARLEEI
- a CDS encoding toast rack family protein; this encodes MPLIEKKLWIAVPVLAALFAACDEPGNLIRETRTVELGGAARVEARISMGAGELSLCGAGQPALLDAAFEFSRERYRPEVDYRLLGDKGLLEVRHPRRHRSSFGRSRNRWDLTLADTVPLDLVIDLGAGRSRLDLRGLKLQRVEIDMGVGETELDLRGPHAAGFNVKIDGGVGSGKLRLPAEVGVRVKVDGGLGSVDARGLTKQGGAYVNGAYGRSPVTIEIDIDAGIGSLDLSCEPSGLIRT
- a CDS encoding serine hydrolase, which encodes MNRKAAVAGIALLVFTSFVAPARAAAAAPAADDALAARIDAVMAETYKPGQPGAAVIVRKDGRTILRKGYGLADLELGVPVAPDMIFRLGSITKQFTAVSILLLAQEGKLGLQDEITRFLPDYPARGRKITVEHLLTHTSGIQSYTDMAEWLPLWRKDFTVKELIDLFKDKPMQFEPGRSWAYNNSGYILLGAIIERVSGRTYEQFVDERIFKPLGMKSSSYDHTERVLPRRVRGYQADKDAFLNAPYLSMTQPYAAGSLLSTVDDLAVWSDAVFAGKLVRRDWLDLAFRPYKLAGGESSGYGYGWFIADFGGHRSIEHGGGINGFTSYEMTFPEDRIFIAILTNSAIAGRAPEPRAVKIAWLTLGLPEPERKAAAVPAAVLDRIAGVYVDEQKNEYYFSREGAKLFAQRQGGSRNELYPASPTEFFLKDNPARFVFSTDAAGRAAGLRIQSRLGPAQIFARTDKPLPAARQAIALDPKLYDRLIGDYELTPGFIITLVRRGDGLFSQATGQPEVELFPESETRFFLKVVDAQIDFTVDASGRVTGLVLHQGGQDLPAHKIRRP
- a CDS encoding TrpB-like pyridoxal phosphate-dependent enzyme; its protein translation is MRFASRRTDLLPRAFYNIKADLPEPPKPPLHPGTKAPLKPEDLEAIFPKSFIRQEIETAREVPIPGPVLEAYEVFRPTPLVEATALEKELNTPARIFYKYEGAGPVGSHKTNTALMQAFLAARDGVRTLATETGAGQWGSALAYAGSRFGVGTRIFMVRSSFRQKPGRRVIMEMFGGRVFESPGPTTEAGRKFYDRDHDHPGSLGMAISEAVEVTVKDPDVKYALGSVLDSVLMHQTVIGLEAEKQIEEFDAVPDTVIGCVGGGSNFAGLAFPFARHVLAGRRQTRFVAVEPEDCPSLTRGALRYDFGDSAGLTPLLYMHTLGADFVPPPLHAGGLRYHGMAPLVSHLAAMGLVEPAAVGEKAAFDAGALFMRTEGILPAPESAHAVAAAVAEALKARAERRPVNILFNLSGHGFLDIGAYARNGHGGAA
- a CDS encoding glycoside hydrolase family 172 protein, producing the protein MKSLGKRKPAPVAAAAMSLLLAAGAAFAQDLDGLTKLKPGRSRAVTSTDPSFTGNADRIKHIAPGETRVLADIKGPAVIRHIWLTFSEARPNWLEAAGSAAPDEIVLRMYWDGAREPAVEAPLGDFFGAGFGRRSELVSVPVQVETGGDGYNCFWPMPFFKRGLITVTNEGAKNVRSFYYQIDYAGEPGLARDAAYFCAQYNQAFPERLGRDYTVADIRGQGHYVGTVMSMRARSPMWFGEGDARFYVDGEAKPSIQGTGTEDYFLMAWGMSLGMYPYFGCVRWSPEGEIPGTEYCMYRWHIADPVRFEKSLRFDIEHTGWISADETESGKIEGHVEREDDIATVAFWYQKGQPRRFTALPPLAARRFPDLDIVVEGKTLAASARKTRGEAELQKGYDWTAEGQVLFRPTGDKSALEVDFDVTRKEYRGLVLRLTYADDYGAWRVFLDGKPAPLAEDGTVPSESPVIDFYSRDLDVRDVYLGSLTLAPGRHTLRFEAAGRNPLARGGALGLDSVRLRERWAKKRKLLT